Part of the Thermococcus barossii genome is shown below.
ACGCCCCTGCAAACGTCACAGCCTTAATAGAGAAGGTTCAGAAGGGTGAGGTCCAGATAAACCCACCCGTTCCGGTTCCCGAAGGATTCAGGGGAAAGCTCGTCTACGACCCGGAGAGGTGCATAGGCTGCAGGCTGTGCATAATGGTCTGTCCAGCTGACGCCATGGAGTGGATTCCGGAGCTGAAAAAGATAAGACACTACGTCTCGCGCTGCATGTTCTGCGCCCTCTGCGTTGACGTCTGCCCGGGCAAGAAGTTCCCGGGGGAGGAAAAGGCCGTCAAGGCACTGAGAATGAGCGAAGAGTTCCTCATAGCAGACTACCACAAGTACAGCGACAACCTCATAGAGGAACCCCCAGAGGCGAGGGAGCC
Proteins encoded:
- a CDS encoding 4Fe-4S dicluster domain-containing protein — protein: MVNKMMFVLLKQLVKKPATNPFPVKHAPANVTALIEKVQKGEVQINPPVPVPEGFRGKLVYDPERCIGCRLCIMVCPADAMEWIPELKKIRHYVSRCMFCALCVDVCPGKKFPGEEKAVKALRMSEEFLIADYHKYSDNLIEEPPEAREPPKEEVKEAVESAGQ